From a region of the Polynucleobacter corsicus genome:
- the trmB gene encoding tRNA (guanosine(46)-N7)-methyltransferase TrmB — MTRIDRIRSFVLRAGRTTGGQQRAIDELGPQFLIPFQEHVLDLQQTFDGSSHSKILEIGFGMGETTAKIAALRSEDDFLAIEVHPPGVGALLKLIGENNLTNLRLIRHDAVEVLEKMIAPNSLDGIHIYFADPWHKKRHHKRRLIQTQFVRLLISRLKPGAYLHLATDWHNYAEQMLLVLNAESDLVNTSTEQMSVETFSAADVASDLELAKESFKEFKPTLEQLDAKHPGYVERPAYRPTTKFENRGIKLGHGVWDLVYKKN, encoded by the coding sequence ATGACAAGAATAGATCGTATTCGGTCCTTTGTCCTACGTGCAGGCCGCACTACCGGGGGGCAGCAGCGTGCTATTGATGAGCTGGGCCCCCAGTTTTTAATTCCGTTTCAAGAGCATGTTTTAGATCTGCAGCAAACATTCGATGGCTCATCACACTCCAAGATCTTGGAAATTGGTTTTGGTATGGGTGAGACTACTGCCAAAATTGCTGCTTTGCGCTCTGAGGATGATTTCTTGGCGATTGAAGTGCATCCTCCAGGCGTTGGTGCTTTGCTGAAGTTGATTGGTGAGAATAATCTCACCAATTTGCGATTGATTCGCCATGATGCCGTTGAGGTTCTGGAGAAAATGATTGCCCCCAATTCTTTGGATGGCATCCACATTTATTTTGCAGATCCTTGGCACAAGAAGCGCCACCACAAACGCCGTTTGATTCAGACGCAGTTTGTAAGACTATTGATCTCTCGTTTGAAGCCCGGGGCTTATTTACACCTCGCAACTGATTGGCATAACTATGCTGAACAAATGTTGTTGGTCTTAAATGCGGAGTCTGATTTAGTGAATACCTCAACCGAGCAAATGAGCGTTGAAACTTTTTCTGCGGCTGATGTAGCGAGCGATCTTGAGCTTGCTAAAGAGTCTTTTAAGGAATTTAAACCCACCCTCGAACAGCTAGATGCCAAACATCCTGGATATGTGGAGAGGCCTGCGTATAGGCCGACCACGAAGTTCGAAAACCGCGGAATTAAGTTAGGCCACGGGGTGTGGGACTTGGTTTATAAAAAGAACTAA
- the nusB gene encoding transcription antitermination factor NusB yields the protein MNKNVPSPQAAPGTPSAPSAPKRSLTPRRRAREYALQGVYQSLVMRRAGSLPNAAAIAKQLAEDPGFRRCQHDLFQGIFTGVLERTDELEGIITPALDRPINELSPVEHAALLIGTYELAIDLAVPYKVAINEAVELAKTFGGTDGHKYVNGVLDLLAQQLRSTEIQAG from the coding sequence ATGAATAAAAATGTCCCTAGCCCACAGGCAGCACCTGGTACGCCGAGTGCGCCTAGCGCACCCAAGCGCTCACTCACACCACGTCGTCGTGCCCGTGAATACGCTTTACAAGGCGTTTATCAAAGCCTAGTCATGCGTCGTGCAGGTAGTCTGCCGAATGCTGCAGCAATTGCCAAGCAGTTAGCCGAAGATCCTGGCTTTCGTCGCTGCCAACATGATTTGTTTCAGGGTATTTTTACTGGCGTACTAGAGCGCACTGATGAGCTAGAGGGCATCATTACCCCAGCACTCGATCGCCCTATTAATGAATTGTCGCCTGTAGAGCATGCTGCCCTACTCATCGGTACATACGAACTGGCTATTGATTTAGCGGTTCCCTATAAAGTAGCTATTAATGAGGCGGTGGAATTGGCTAAAACCTTTGGTGGCACTGATGGCCATAAATACGTCAACGGTGTCTTAGACTTACTCGCCCAACAGTTACGTAGCACTGAAATTCAAGCGGGTTAA
- the ribH gene encoding 6,7-dimethyl-8-ribityllumazine synthase produces MMNTSNDESAVGVLATDLNGQDLRVGIVQARFNEEHCLALTTACIEELIKLGVSQSDIKLVTVPGALEIPFALQKLAETGEFDGLVALGAIIRGETYHFELVSNESGAGITRVCLESGLPIANGVLTCETDEQAQVRVQVKGADCARAVVEMANLALALTPDIDFEINPSEE; encoded by the coding sequence ATGATGAATACATCCAATGATGAATCTGCAGTAGGCGTACTCGCTACCGACCTCAACGGTCAAGATCTGCGCGTAGGTATTGTGCAAGCACGCTTCAATGAAGAGCATTGCCTTGCCCTGACTACCGCCTGCATTGAAGAGCTAATTAAGTTAGGTGTATCGCAATCGGACATCAAATTAGTTACTGTGCCTGGCGCACTAGAAATTCCTTTCGCACTTCAAAAGTTAGCTGAAACAGGCGAGTTTGATGGCTTGGTTGCGCTAGGCGCCATCATCCGTGGCGAGACTTATCACTTTGAACTCGTTTCGAATGAATCTGGTGCTGGCATTACCCGTGTTTGCCTTGAATCTGGATTGCCGATCGCCAATGGTGTTCTCACCTGTGAGACGGATGAGCAAGCCCAGGTTCGTGTTCAGGTAAAAGGTGCTGATTGCGCAAGAGCCGTTGTGGAAATGGCTAACCTCGCCTTAGCCCTTACTCCCGATATTGATTTTGAAATCAATCCTTCAGAAGAGTAA
- the ribBA gene encoding bifunctional 3,4-dihydroxy-2-butanone-4-phosphate synthase/GTP cyclohydrolase II, whose product MQNNLASTEEIVAELKAGRMVILVDEEDRENEGDLVLAADHVTPEAVNFMAKHGRGLICLTLTRERCQQINLPLMVRDNGTSMGTNFTVSIEAASGVTTGISAADRAHTIKTAVAANAKPNDLVQPGHIFPLMAQPGGVLIRSGHTEAGCDLAAMAGCSPTAVICEIMKDDGSMARLPDLLEFAKEHQLKIGSIADLIQYRSQHESIVVREGEREFTTPWGKFQGIIYRDTPSSCIHLALVHGKPIETEETLVRVHEPVTVLDFLDSNVSTHSWPLAQALQKLAAAPSGVAVLLNASGIAAPNDADWLAQFHKLNGTYAETAEKPLARKTDFRSYGIGAQILKDIGVGKMRLLANPNPVPSLSGYKLEVTGYTPFEPTK is encoded by the coding sequence ATGCAAAATAACCTCGCCTCCACAGAAGAAATTGTTGCCGAGCTCAAAGCCGGCAGGATGGTCATTCTGGTCGATGAAGAAGATCGCGAGAATGAAGGCGACCTAGTGCTCGCCGCCGATCACGTCACTCCAGAGGCTGTCAATTTCATGGCCAAGCATGGTCGTGGCTTGATTTGTTTGACTTTAACGCGTGAGCGCTGCCAGCAAATCAACCTGCCTTTGATGGTCAGGGACAACGGCACCTCAATGGGCACCAACTTCACCGTTTCGATTGAGGCAGCCAGTGGTGTTACTACTGGTATCTCAGCAGCGGATCGTGCCCACACGATCAAGACGGCAGTTGCCGCAAATGCAAAACCCAATGATCTAGTTCAGCCCGGCCATATTTTTCCTTTGATGGCACAACCTGGTGGCGTATTGATACGCTCTGGTCACACTGAAGCTGGATGTGATTTAGCTGCAATGGCTGGATGCTCTCCTACCGCCGTTATCTGCGAGATCATGAAAGATGATGGCAGCATGGCGCGATTACCAGACCTGCTTGAATTTGCAAAAGAACATCAACTAAAAATCGGCAGCATTGCTGACCTGATTCAATACCGTAGCCAACACGAAAGTATTGTGGTGCGCGAAGGTGAGCGTGAGTTCACTACTCCTTGGGGTAAGTTTCAGGGAATCATTTATCGCGATACACCAAGTTCTTGTATTCACCTGGCGCTAGTGCATGGCAAGCCTATAGAGACTGAAGAAACCTTAGTCCGCGTTCATGAGCCCGTCACAGTATTAGATTTCTTAGACTCGAATGTCAGTACGCACTCTTGGCCTTTGGCACAGGCTTTGCAAAAGTTAGCAGCGGCACCTTCTGGTGTGGCAGTTTTACTCAATGCTTCTGGCATTGCGGCGCCTAATGATGCAGACTGGTTGGCTCAGTTTCATAAATTGAATGGCACTTATGCTGAAACAGCAGAAAAGCCATTGGCTCGAAAAACGGATTTCCGCAGCTATGGCATCGGCGCTCAAATCCTCAAAGATATCGGCGTTGGAAAAATGCGCTTACTTGCTAATCCAAACCCAGTACCTAGCCTTTCCGGATACAAGCTTGAAGTGACCGGCTACACCCCATTTGAACCTACAAAATAA
- a CDS encoding PilW family protein: protein MNLLECLVGLALSLVLVAPLIKNSGEFISKQIQYEKSQSLTAEADRALELIGRAIRMAGYQNATSAIASARKNTASIDYLQVQKNHGYQGSDSLMVKQEISQGLDFDCIGNTLSKERTKNNLAHQGFLVDRQASAPKGAKVNGGSLICQSLDRQGQIQNTTLMNGIHHLSFEALPASAGKAFKVKLEMTDGAYIHQKFERIFTTRNLL from the coding sequence ATGAATCTATTGGAGTGTCTCGTCGGTCTCGCCCTATCCCTAGTCTTGGTCGCACCACTCATAAAAAATAGTGGTGAGTTCATCAGTAAGCAAATTCAGTATGAAAAATCACAGTCGCTGACTGCAGAAGCAGATCGTGCGCTGGAATTAATCGGGCGTGCTATTCGAATGGCTGGTTATCAAAATGCTACTTCAGCAATTGCATCTGCAAGAAAAAATACTGCTTCGATCGATTACCTTCAGGTTCAAAAAAATCATGGATATCAAGGATCGGATTCGCTAATGGTGAAACAGGAAATCTCTCAAGGGCTAGACTTTGATTGCATTGGCAATACTTTGTCAAAAGAGCGCACTAAAAATAATTTAGCGCATCAAGGATTTTTAGTAGATCGGCAAGCATCTGCACCTAAAGGTGCAAAGGTTAATGGTGGCTCATTAATCTGCCAATCACTGGATCGCCAAGGACAAATCCAAAATACCACCTTAATGAATGGCATTCATCATCTTTCCTTTGAAGCCCTTCCAGCTAGTGCCGGCAAGGCTTTTAAGGTCAAGCTAGAGATGACTGATGGCGCATATATTCACCAGAAGTTTGAGCGCATATTTACCACTCGTAATCTGCTGTGA
- a CDS encoding GspH/FimT family pseudopilin: MNKQDQGYSLLELMAVVLIIAIIAISTLPLLHEQMAVREIEIIARRFIAHAQFARAQAFLLGAPVRITPTNGGLWEEGWAVKNVCDERRPKSTCIERLWISQGDLGQVYFKGGGKQFIDPHTSKRGILFNAAGAAKTAQGGFVANRLILGHDRDSRLERQLILGSGGRWRICDPTKDSKACK; encoded by the coding sequence TTGAATAAGCAGGATCAAGGTTATAGCTTGTTAGAGTTAATGGCCGTTGTGCTGATCATCGCCATCATTGCAATATCGACACTACCCCTTTTGCATGAGCAAATGGCCGTTCGAGAAATTGAGATCATTGCGAGACGTTTTATTGCGCATGCTCAATTTGCAAGAGCTCAAGCATTTCTATTGGGCGCGCCTGTGCGCATTACTCCAACGAATGGGGGTCTTTGGGAAGAGGGTTGGGCGGTTAAAAACGTTTGCGATGAACGCCGGCCAAAATCAACTTGTATTGAGAGGCTCTGGATTTCTCAAGGTGATCTTGGGCAGGTGTATTTCAAGGGCGGGGGTAAGCAGTTTATTGATCCTCATACATCCAAGAGGGGTATTTTGTTCAATGCTGCCGGTGCTGCCAAAACAGCCCAAGGCGGGTTTGTAGCAAACCGCTTGATCTTGGGTCATGACCGAGATTCAAGACTCGAGCGGCAGCTCATATTGGGCAGTGGGGGCCGCTGGAGAATTTGTGATCCGACCAAGGACTCCAAAGCCTGTAAGTAA
- the ribD gene encoding bifunctional diaminohydroxyphosphoribosylaminopyrimidine deaminase/5-amino-6-(5-phosphoribosylamino)uracil reductase RibD, with the protein MYTAVDHQFMSQALAEAGNALYLSNPNPRVGCVIVKDGEVIGRGHTQRVGGPHAEVQALADVKTKGLDPAGSTIYVTLEPCNHTGKTPPCVDALIAAKPAMVIVAMSDPNPLVGGKGLERLKAAGIDVRCGLMESDAQALNQGFISRMTRGLPWVRMKIAASLDGKTALANGQSQWITGPLARADGHHWRAQACAILTGVGTVKEDDPSLNVRDVKTERQPWRIIVDSKLETSLNAKVLSKPQASGVILVCASLDSQESQAKAKAFEALGVEVIAMANTNGKVDLPKLFAYLAKERHMNEIHVESGFKLNGSLLRENCVDELLLYYAPFFMGEGIGMAYISPLATLDQRQDWQIMDQSLFGSDLRLRLNKK; encoded by the coding sequence ATGTACACCGCAGTCGACCACCAATTTATGAGCCAGGCCTTAGCCGAGGCTGGGAATGCCCTTTACCTATCCAACCCCAACCCCCGGGTGGGATGCGTCATTGTGAAAGATGGAGAAGTAATTGGGCGTGGACATACCCAAAGGGTGGGTGGACCCCATGCGGAAGTTCAGGCTTTAGCTGATGTGAAAACAAAAGGACTGGATCCCGCTGGATCAACGATCTATGTCACCTTAGAGCCCTGTAACCACACTGGTAAAACGCCGCCTTGTGTCGACGCCTTAATTGCAGCCAAACCAGCCATGGTGATTGTGGCAATGTCTGACCCCAACCCCTTAGTTGGTGGCAAAGGACTTGAGCGATTAAAGGCTGCGGGTATTGATGTGCGTTGCGGCTTAATGGAATCTGATGCTCAAGCATTAAATCAGGGATTTATTTCTAGGATGACCCGAGGCTTACCTTGGGTGCGTATGAAGATCGCTGCCAGCTTAGACGGCAAGACGGCTTTAGCAAATGGCCAAAGCCAATGGATTACCGGCCCTTTAGCTCGGGCAGATGGCCATCATTGGCGTGCTCAAGCTTGCGCGATATTAACTGGTGTGGGAACCGTTAAAGAAGACGACCCAAGTCTCAACGTGAGAGATGTCAAAACCGAACGCCAGCCTTGGAGAATTATTGTGGATTCCAAACTAGAGACGTCACTGAACGCTAAGGTATTGAGTAAGCCCCAAGCATCTGGCGTCATCTTGGTTTGCGCTTCATTAGATTCTCAAGAGAGTCAAGCTAAGGCAAAAGCATTTGAGGCTCTTGGTGTTGAAGTTATTGCGATGGCTAACACAAATGGCAAGGTGGATTTGCCAAAACTATTTGCGTACTTAGCAAAAGAGCGCCACATGAATGAAATCCATGTCGAGTCTGGATTTAAGTTAAACGGATCTTTGCTGAGGGAGAATTGTGTTGATGAGCTCTTGCTCTATTACGCACCCTTCTTTATGGGTGAGGGCATTGGAATGGCCTATATCTCCCCATTAGCAACTTTAGACCAACGTCAAGATTGGCAAATCATGGATCAAAGTCTGTTTGGCTCCGATCTTCGTTTGCGACTGAATAAGAAATAA
- a CDS encoding riboflavin synthase yields the protein MFTGIITAVGQIKSAQAKGDGLHLVVEVPSGYLDDVALGDSIAIQGACMTATELTDTTFALDISRESLNKTIGLDKVGPVNLEKALRLNDRLGGHLVSGHVDGVGKVAHFATVANDAYGSWLLQIEAPKALAPFLAYKGSIVVNGVSLTVNQTQDSKDACLVNINIIPHTLENTTLGKLKQGDAVNLEVDLIARYVERMLSTTK from the coding sequence ATGTTTACTGGAATTATTACGGCAGTTGGTCAAATCAAAAGTGCTCAAGCCAAAGGCGACGGTCTGCATCTGGTTGTCGAAGTGCCTTCTGGGTATCTCGATGATGTTGCATTAGGTGACAGCATTGCGATTCAGGGCGCGTGCATGACTGCTACTGAATTAACTGACACCACTTTCGCTTTAGATATCTCACGCGAGTCTTTGAACAAGACGATTGGCCTAGATAAAGTAGGGCCAGTGAATCTAGAAAAAGCCCTACGACTCAATGATCGCTTAGGCGGTCATTTGGTTAGCGGCCATGTGGATGGTGTTGGCAAGGTAGCACACTTTGCAACTGTCGCTAACGACGCTTATGGTTCTTGGCTGCTGCAAATTGAAGCCCCTAAAGCATTGGCGCCATTCTTGGCATACAAGGGATCAATTGTTGTAAATGGTGTTTCGTTAACAGTCAATCAAACGCAAGACAGCAAAGACGCTTGCTTAGTGAATATCAACATCATTCCCCACACTCTAGAGAACACGACTTTGGGCAAATTAAAGCAGGGTGATGCAGTGAATTTGGAGGTAGATTTAATTGCGCGTTATGTTGAGCGGATGTTGAGCACGACTAAGTGA
- the queC gene encoding 7-cyano-7-deazaguanine synthase QueC — protein sequence MSKLSAAFQNIAPRKPNAPAVILFSGGLDSSTILALAKDLGYAPYALSVGYGQRHSSELAAAKHIAKKMGVIRHEVVNLDLTRFGGSALTDSSIDIPITPGKDLEIPVTYVPARNTILLSLALGWAESLGGLDIFYGANAVDYSGYPDCRPEYVASFETMANLATKAGVEALNNENRFRVHAPIISMSKAEIIQLGTTLGVDYSQTVSCYQANDLGEACGECESCRLRQVGFKQANLSDPTRYQKK from the coding sequence ATGTCTAAGCTGTCTGCCGCATTTCAGAATATTGCCCCCCGTAAACCCAATGCCCCAGCCGTCATTTTGTTTTCTGGTGGATTGGATTCCAGCACCATTCTGGCTTTGGCAAAAGATCTTGGATATGCACCCTATGCGCTATCAGTCGGTTACGGCCAACGCCACTCTTCTGAGTTAGCAGCAGCAAAACATATTGCCAAAAAGATGGGCGTCATTCGTCACGAGGTAGTGAATTTAGATCTGACGCGTTTTGGTGGCTCAGCCCTGACTGACTCATCTATCGATATCCCAATTACCCCAGGCAAAGATCTAGAAATTCCCGTTACTTATGTGCCCGCTCGCAATACGATTTTGTTATCGCTCGCACTGGGTTGGGCGGAGTCCTTAGGCGGTTTAGATATTTTTTATGGCGCTAATGCTGTGGACTACTCAGGCTATCCTGACTGCCGCCCAGAATATGTAGCCTCATTTGAGACTATGGCGAACTTAGCCACTAAGGCTGGTGTTGAAGCGCTCAATAATGAAAATCGCTTTCGGGTTCATGCGCCAATCATTAGCATGAGCAAGGCAGAAATCATTCAACTGGGCACTACCTTAGGTGTCGATTACTCGCAAACTGTTTCTTGCTATCAGGCGAATGACCTGGGTGAGGCTTGTGGTGAATGCGAGTCTTGTCGCCTAAGACAGGTAGGTTTTAAACAAGCCAACCTGAGCGATCCGACACGCTACCAGAAGAAGTAA
- the ybgF gene encoding tol-pal system protein YbgF, with product MPKLSHSFKQTLSRAFCLSAAALCLSASGNAWALFADDDARKAILDLRRSFATTQIDLQNQIEKLKTDNAELRGKIENLEKQGEDISTSQKTYYQDLDNRLGNFEPRTETIEGVTGTVQPGEKKSYDDALKAFQTGSLKKADEGFSAFVNRYPKSPYVPLALFWSGNSKYANKDYTGAIAQLQSLIKRFPNHSRIPSAMLTLGNAQLESGNKAAAKKTFTEIISKYPASEAAKDAQQLLAATK from the coding sequence ATGCCTAAGCTCTCACACTCTTTTAAACAAACGCTCTCACGAGCGTTTTGTTTAAGTGCAGCTGCTCTTTGCTTAAGCGCCTCTGGTAATGCTTGGGCTCTATTTGCCGATGATGATGCACGCAAAGCCATCCTAGATTTGCGCAGATCATTTGCTACTACGCAGATAGATTTACAAAATCAGATTGAGAAACTTAAGACGGATAACGCAGAGCTTCGCGGCAAGATTGAAAATCTAGAGAAACAAGGCGAGGACATTAGCACCAGTCAGAAAACTTACTATCAAGACCTAGATAACCGCTTAGGTAATTTTGAGCCCCGCACAGAAACGATTGAAGGCGTCACTGGCACTGTTCAACCTGGCGAGAAAAAATCTTATGACGATGCCTTAAAGGCCTTCCAGACCGGTAGTCTTAAGAAAGCCGATGAGGGTTTTTCAGCCTTTGTGAACCGTTACCCTAAGAGTCCATACGTTCCGCTGGCACTCTTTTGGAGTGGCAATAGCAAATACGCCAACAAGGATTACACCGGTGCAATTGCACAGCTGCAGAGTCTGATTAAGCGCTTTCCTAATCACTCCCGCATTCCATCAGCTATGTTGACACTCGGAAATGCGCAATTAGAAAGCGGTAACAAAGCGGCCGCCAAGAAAACTTTTACTGAGATTATCAGCAAGTATCCTGCTAGTGAAGCAGCAAAAGATGCACAACAGCTTCTCGCTGCAACAAAGTAA
- the pal gene encoding peptidoglycan-associated lipoprotein Pal has product MKISIARRAATLSLIGITALFLAACSSVKLDDVDGANGGGSGNFGSQPWNDPSSPLFQRSVYFDLNEYTVQTKYQKQLSAHASFLKANPQQKVIIQGNTDERGTAEYNLALGQRRSDAVRKSLNLMGVSENQMEAVSFGKEKPKAEGDNEAAWAENRRADIVYITN; this is encoded by the coding sequence ATGAAAATTTCTATCGCACGCCGTGCCGCAACCCTCAGCCTTATTGGCATAACAGCACTATTTTTAGCAGCTTGCTCTAGCGTCAAACTAGATGATGTTGATGGCGCTAACGGTGGCGGCAGCGGCAACTTTGGCTCACAGCCATGGAATGATCCTAGTAGCCCACTCTTCCAACGTAGCGTGTACTTTGATTTAAATGAGTACACCGTTCAAACTAAATATCAAAAACAATTGTCTGCGCATGCAAGCTTTTTAAAAGCCAATCCTCAGCAAAAGGTCATTATTCAAGGTAACACCGATGAACGCGGTACCGCAGAGTACAACTTGGCCTTAGGTCAACGTCGTTCAGACGCTGTCCGTAAGTCACTCAACTTGATGGGCGTTTCTGAAAATCAAATGGAAGCAGTGAGCTTTGGCAAAGAAAAACCAAAAGCTGAAGGTGACAACGAAGCAGCGTGGGCAGAAAATCGCCGTGCTGACATTGTTTACATTACAAACTAA
- the parS gene encoding type II RES/Xre toxin-antitoxin system antitoxin — protein sequence MPSVIPKKAATKVLLKSPPVITQLDLSFATIYKVEPIDRIKLIRDGVPARYINVISDSMGITKETLFKFLNLPKSTIDKKSVANQMLPIEQGERLIGMAKLVGQVESMITESGNPDGFDAAKWVASWLEKPSPALGGEKPSAYLDTVSGQEMISDLLAKIQTGAYA from the coding sequence ATGCCCAGCGTAATCCCGAAAAAAGCTGCCACGAAAGTACTTCTTAAATCCCCGCCGGTAATAACCCAGCTGGACTTATCTTTTGCCACCATTTACAAAGTTGAGCCGATCGATCGCATTAAGTTGATCCGTGACGGAGTTCCTGCTAGATATATCAATGTTATTTCTGACTCCATGGGAATTACAAAGGAAACCTTATTTAAGTTCTTGAATTTACCGAAGTCGACCATTGATAAGAAATCCGTCGCAAACCAAATGCTACCGATTGAGCAAGGCGAGCGTTTAATCGGTATGGCGAAACTTGTAGGGCAGGTAGAGTCAATGATTACGGAGTCGGGAAATCCAGATGGATTTGACGCTGCTAAGTGGGTCGCAAGCTGGCTTGAAAAACCTTCCCCAGCATTGGGTGGCGAGAAGCCATCAGCCTACTTAGATACAGTTTCTGGTCAAGAGATGATTTCTGATCTCCTTGCCAAAATTCAAACTGGAGCATATGCATGA
- a CDS encoding RES family NAD+ phosphorylase, with amino-acid sequence MSVQAVWRIALDAPLFKADDLSGEGAKKSGGRWNKKGTSVLYTSESIALACLETMVHINAQGLPLTRYLVRIDIPVRVWNLAKRLNAKTAGTGWDALPAGTASIEKGQKWLQSNTSALLLVPSVVIPQASNVLINPMHPDIKLIKAKKIEQFSYDPS; translated from the coding sequence ATGAGCGTCCAGGCAGTTTGGAGAATTGCGCTTGATGCCCCCCTATTTAAGGCGGATGATCTTAGTGGGGAAGGTGCAAAAAAATCTGGTGGAAGATGGAATAAAAAAGGGACATCCGTTCTATATACCTCGGAGTCCATCGCACTTGCTTGTCTGGAAACTATGGTGCACATCAATGCGCAAGGACTTCCCCTGACCCGCTATCTGGTGCGAATTGATATCCCAGTAAGGGTATGGAATTTAGCTAAGAGGCTAAATGCCAAAACAGCTGGTACTGGTTGGGATGCATTGCCAGCGGGAACTGCCAGTATTGAGAAGGGTCAGAAATGGCTTCAGTCGAATACAAGTGCTTTGTTGTTGGTGCCTTCAGTTGTTATTCCTCAAGCAAGCAATGTATTAATTAACCCTATGCATCCAGACATCAAGCTGATTAAAGCTAAGAAAATTGAACAATTTTCTTATGACCCAAGTTGA
- the tolB gene encoding Tol-Pal system beta propeller repeat protein TolB, which yields MLQFAKKNFSLVVSVLVVMLSMTGMSSSALAQMNIEITGVGQSLYPIAVMRFKDENKLPTSVTDIIRQDLARSGYFKNTENGNASESDEGTPNYKSWAARGADALVVGSIVQSSAGQFEIRYKLFDVRKSQSLGGLNLNSSTDNLRAVGHKIADDIILKLLGERGIFSTRLSYVIKEGKRYRLVISDADGQNIRNAMSSGEPIISPSWSPDGKKVAYVSFEDRKPVIYVHELATGRRIALSNQKGNNSAPAWSPDGKKLAISLSKDGNTQIYSINADGTGLQRLTRGYTIDTEPQYSADGRFIYFTSDRGGNPQIYRMSSEGEQAEGTKRTTYKQGFVTSPRISPDGKYLAYIANIGGAFRLHILNLATGDAQALTDGTSDESPSFAANGRYVLYSTKVGGKRVLAAVSVDGNSKQILSIPGSDVRQPSWGPFMD from the coding sequence ATGTTGCAATTTGCTAAAAAGAATTTTTCATTAGTAGTGTCAGTATTGGTAGTGATGCTATCGATGACTGGCATGAGCTCTTCAGCGCTAGCGCAAATGAATATTGAAATCACTGGCGTAGGACAGTCTCTCTATCCCATCGCAGTGATGCGTTTTAAAGACGAGAACAAGCTGCCAACTAGTGTGACTGACATTATTCGCCAAGACTTAGCACGTAGTGGTTATTTTAAAAATACCGAGAACGGTAATGCGAGCGAGAGTGATGAGGGGACACCAAACTACAAGTCTTGGGCGGCACGCGGTGCAGATGCCTTAGTGGTGGGCTCTATAGTGCAGTCGAGCGCAGGTCAGTTTGAGATTCGTTACAAATTATTTGATGTGCGCAAGTCCCAAAGCTTAGGCGGCCTCAATCTCAATTCCAGTACAGATAATTTGCGTGCTGTTGGTCACAAAATTGCTGACGACATCATCTTGAAATTACTAGGTGAGCGCGGCATCTTTTCTACACGACTTTCTTATGTAATTAAAGAAGGTAAACGCTACCGCTTAGTCATCTCCGATGCGGATGGTCAAAATATTCGTAATGCTATGAGTAGTGGTGAGCCAATCATCTCTCCATCATGGTCCCCTGATGGCAAGAAAGTGGCCTATGTTTCTTTTGAAGATCGCAAGCCAGTCATCTATGTTCACGAACTCGCTACTGGTCGCCGCATTGCCCTCTCAAATCAAAAAGGAAATAACAGTGCGCCAGCCTGGTCACCCGACGGCAAAAAGCTAGCGATCTCCCTTTCAAAAGATGGCAACACCCAGATCTACAGTATTAATGCGGATGGAACCGGCTTGCAGCGCCTTACTCGTGGATACACCATTGACACTGAACCTCAATATTCAGCTGATGGTCGCTTCATCTACTTCACGAGCGATCGTGGTGGCAATCCACAGATTTATCGCATGAGCTCTGAGGGCGAGCAGGCCGAAGGTACAAAACGCACTACTTATAAGCAAGGTTTTGTGACCTCACCGCGCATTTCCCCGGATGGCAAGTATTTAGCCTATATCGCCAACATTGGCGGGGCTTTCCGTTTGCATATTCTGAATCTAGCAACAGGCGATGCCCAAGCGCTCACCGACGGAACCAGTGATGAGTCTCCATCGTTTGCCGCAAATGGTCGTTATGTCTTGTATTCCACAAAGGTGGGTGGCAAACGGGTCTTGGCTGCGGTATCAGTAGACGGAAACTCTAAGCAGATATTAAGCATTCCAGGATCTGACGTACGTCAGCCATCGTGGGGACCATTTATGGATTAA